aatgtgtgttaggcatatgagtgtgtgtggtgcatgttcCTCTGTAATATTTCCCAGTTTGATGAGTGATAAACCCaaggagtgaatgaatgaaatataTAAAACAAGTGTGCATGATTTTGATGGTTAGATACATTAATCTAAATATGGCTGTACAATATTTATAGATATTAGCCTAATGGTCGATCTGAAGGCCAATGTTCAATTCACTGTATGACCCTCTTGCTTGGAACCGTGTAAAAAACACAGGAATTttctattatttaaaaaaataaatgtattgtatCATTATCTTATCATATATAATCGTATTCATTAAAAAATATGTATCATTTACAGAGGAAATATCCAATAAGTCAATGATGTCATTTTATTAATTCAGCGTCTGGCCCTCTTCCTCTTAGGCTTCTCAGGTATGGGCTCCCCAATGATGTCCACTTCAATGAGGGGGGCGTAGGGCTCCAAGGTGGGACTGCAGTAGGACTCTGTTATCCAGATCCTGCCATCTGCATCCTCTGTCTCCAGGAAAGAAGGACAAGAGAACTTGTCCCACAGACGCTGTTTGATCACACGACCCATCTGAAGACTGTAGGGGCGAGGATGGCCAGATCGTGTTGTCATCATTGGATCTACTTCAGAATGGTAAATTCTTTTGTATTCTTCCACACTGTAGCCGTGGATCTTTAGGGGCTCCTCTTGGGGCAGCGGCCCACTATTAGACCTGGGGTGTGGGGTTGGGATGGGTGCTGGTGTTGGCTGACGGAAGTCTGGAAGAACAGCAGCATTCTTGATGTATCTCTCCTCCAGAGGCTCTTCCATCTGCCTGAGGCTAGTCTGAAGAGCAgtttccctccttttcctctcagcTGCCTATACACGAAAACATATTTTATTGATTTTACTCTCATCTTGTAATTTTGCAACGTTAACACGATCTCCTAACATGATCAGACATCAAGCATATTCATGGTACCTCAGCTTTGTAAGAAGAATCATATAGACGAGGAAAGAACATGTCCTCGTTCTCCCTAGGGGCTGTTGACCACTCAAAGGGGATGTCTATGTCCAGCGGACTAAACTTTTTTCCATCATTCTGCTCTGCATTTCTCCTGGTAGGACCATGGTTAGATGTTGGGGATAAACCCAGAATCTGGCTGATGCTACAGGGAAGTGCTGGAGAGCAGAAGAGTGCAGCCTGTGGGACAATCAGGACCTTGAAGTCCTGAGTCTGCCTTTTGCTGGGCATGACACGGTGAGGCTTGGCCTGTTTCTTTCTCCGACCTTTGCTGTCACAGTCTCCGTGACTACTGGTGGTACTTGGCTGGCCATTGACTCCAGAATGGGAGATGCCCTGGAGCTCCTCCAAGATCCTTCCTTGAATAAATGGAGTCTCCTGGGACAGTGGTCCAGCCTGGGGGACTGTGTTCTGCAGTTGGACATGTTGTCCAAAGTCAAGTAAAATGGTAGCAATCTCAAGTGTCTCCTTCAAAGGGGCCCCAAATTTATCATGGGGCACCAAttcaccctctcctctgtctgcagcCTACAATGAAAAGGAACATGGTCAATTATCTGAAATACTCATACATAatacattcatattcatgaCATTGAAGGACACCAACCTACCTGTACAGTACAAGTCTGCTCCTCACTTGACACCAAATGGCAGGGCGGGGTTTGCTTGATCCCTCTATCAGTGCCCTCAAATCCCTCTTTTGTGGAGGGGAAAACAGGCTCTGAGAAGGACCTACAGAGGCCACCATCTCCACCCTGGAGAGCCCCTTGGAGTGCAGGGGTTTTAAGAGGGAGGACCAATGAGCAACCAACACTGCCATAGGTACCATCAGAGATgggcagagggagaagagcctGTGAAGTAGAGCTGTGCCCATTCACACCAGTGCTCCTGGTTCGAAGACACCTCTTTTTAGACAGGCTCACTCCTTCTACATAGTAATCTTCAAAGCGCTTGGATGGGACAATTTTCCTTCTAAGGCCATAGCGGCCATTGACAGAACGGTTCACACTGCCCTGTAAGAGAAATAAACCAAGTTAGAAAATACTTCAAAATTtcatcaaagaaaaaaaaacacacgaatGGGAGACCATTATAAAATTGGCTTACCTTTTCCATTTTAGTTGAAGAATTTGACAGGGAAATATCCAAAATATTCTTTTCGCAAGGAGAAACTGGCTTTCGCATGTGTTAAATTTCATCCAAAGTTGAAATTCTAATCTTTGTTTGGGGTTGGTTGCCAATGGCAAATGGCAAAGTAGAATTTAGAATGTTCATGATGTAATTTAGATCTCAAGTTATGGCCTATTGGAGTGCCATGTCCAAGTCCATTTTTCAAATAATAACTATTAtgtttgtatagcacctttctgATTATAGCCCAAGGTGCTTTACTGAATTATTACAGAAAATTGCAATAAATACAACAAAGCAAAAGAATaatcaataaacaaacagaaaaaataaaacagatatGTGTATAATAAAattgaaatacaaatataagGGGTACACAAGAATACTACAAAAGTTAATATCATATAGAATAAGTTAACAAAATGTACTCCTTAAAGTAACACATCTGACCAATAATACCCATCAGGCAATAGGAAAGGCAAGTTCATAAAATTAATTTTAAGAGGACACTGAAAGGTTATTGTTTCAGTCAACTGAAATGctatgctatgcattttatgtattcaattttataatttaataattatcatatttttcaatttttaatttgtatttcttttttgcaatatatctgagttatgtttctttgatgtctatttttatgtgcatgtcatttctttgtgcacgttatgtatttgctgtaaagcactttgagctgcattcttttgcatgaaaggtgctttataaagttttattattattattattattataaaactgTGGCTTTTCAAAATATTACTCATCATACTTTTACAGTACAGTATGAGGCAACAGGCTTTTTAAAAGTTTTCAGAAGTAAAAAGACAAGGTTTTGTACAATTTAAGTCCAGTGAACTGTATGTGCTAGCGTCCCCTCGAAACAAGCAGTATTATCAAGTCAAAAATGGTAAATTTCAAGGCGATGTATCCAAATAtcctttcctactgtgaggcgcattgtgttacctccttgtatgataTGCGCCGttcaaataaagtttgatttgaaatACGTAACAATGTCAGATTTGAAATGTTACCAGCTGTTGCCCCTCACTAGGGCTTCTAAACTATTCATATAAAACACATcctgtgtctgctaaatgattgCCTAAATGTTAAGTTTGTAATTACAGCACAACCCCTTAGTTTAGGATTAACCAAGTCACGACTTCTGAACAGCAGATATTCATGACAAATTAATGGCACGCAAttgtcaaaagaaaaaaaaaaaaacacaattttaaaTTTGCTAGACCCAAATAACACCTAGAGAAAATGACTGGGCTCCATCTGATCCATGGAAGCCCATGACTTGTTTTTGAAGCAAAAGGGACATGCTaaactaccccccaccccaaagatGAAAGGCAAGGCCAATGGGCATTAAAACGGTTTATTTGGAAAATGCCCGAAAGCATTAATACAAGGGTTTGGGTTTCTTCGCTGTCAAAAGAGCACAACCAGTTTTGTTCAGATTGGGGAAACAATACAACCCCCTCCCTCAAAGAAAGACACAAGTTGAACTTCGAATTTAATATCTTTTTTATTGAATTCAATTAGCAAAGTCTGGATATCCATGAGGTGGCCCTTATTGAGAAAAGGGAAACATTAGAACCTTTTAAAACTGTACAGAAGAGACACTGCATGAAGATCATGTGCCTTACCTGGTACTTCTGGTCGTCACCCCTGTTAAAGAGGATGAGTCACCTCACCAGGTAAACTTCCAGGGTTTCTGAGGGGGCTGTGAAAAAGCTTGAGGAACCTTAGTGTGGGTCTTCCTGTAAGGGGGTGGAGGAATCCTCTCAAAGCTAATGTCGGTCCAAGCATTGCTGCCATGCTCGTCGGTGGAACTGAAGTGAGTTACTGTACCAGGTGGAAGTTGGCCAGTGATGAACATGTGAAAGAACCGGTCATCATATAACTCCTCGGGTGGACTGACATAACTACTGGGCTCTGGGACACCGTTTGCTCCTTGAACATGTGCAGGGGAATAAAACTGGCTTTCAAGTGGTTCATTAGAATCTGGGACACGGCCCTCAGAGAAGGCTCGGAGTGGCGGGGGAGGCTGCAGGTATCCAGAATCATGGGACTCAGATTCTTCATTGCCATGTTCATAAGTAGCACCCCTCTGAATGAGTGTCCCAGCTTTGTAGGAGGGCTGCTGCCAGTAGTTGAAATGTGGATCAAACACAGGAGGGGCAGCCTCAAACTCTTCATATCCAGAACTAGTTTGAGGCATGGAGCCCTTGACTTCAGCAGAGGTCATCGGAGACACACCTTGGCTGGACTGTGTATAGAGCCCAGGGGTCTGAGGTGGAGGTGGACCTGAGTGCTGAACATCAGTGGAGCTTGAAGTTGGCCAACCAGTCTCCATTTGACCAGGCTGCAGTAGGGGTTGATGGCCATAATATCCTTAAATAAAGGAATGTTagaataaagtaaaaaaaaaaaaaaccacctaCAAAGGCATTTTCCCAATTTGCAACAGGTTAACATGAGACAGAAGGAAATTACAATGGGATATCCGCGACAGACAATACATTTTAAAGGCTTACCTTTAGCTGGAAAGCTATAGACACGACACAGCATGGCAGACAGAAGAAAAGCCCTGAAAGTTGTAAACGAGTTTAGATTCAAGATAGAGATTAACAAGCAAGAGAGCTGAATCATTAGCTTTGTAAAGCCAGTCACACCTAGGAACTGCTTAAAATCATTAAGACCAGGTAAAACAATTTAAAGTGCTTCTTAAAAAAAGCTTAAAACTACCTCAATATCAAGGCAATATCCATTACTCCAATCACCTCAGTCCCAAGAACTACCAGTATTCCTGCTCCTAGTTGCGGTGGAGAAGATATAGAGGGAAACATGTagacatcagccaatcaaagacTTTATTGATTAATTAAGGTCAGGTGAAAAAAAACTAGCCAATTATGAACATTTTCACTAGGCTTTCCTCAAGGCAGTATTCTCAACACCACCTCCGGTCATGAGATTGTTAAAGCTTATAGTTTAAAAAGCTTAATGGAAATCCTGTGTTTTGCTATCCCAGCTAAGGTAATTCATCTTACTTTTGTGCCAATTTTCCCATGCAACATTGGTTTGGAccactttgactttgataaaTGACATTTATGATGCACCTGAGGCGGTTGAAGACCCAGACCAACATCTGGCATGGTTAAAtacattaagcaaaatatgaataaatgtatatatattacatgATATAAATGTTTAATTATTTGACCAATTTTAAAGTTTTATCACATTTT
Above is a window of Clupea harengus chromosome 21, Ch_v2.0.2, whole genome shotgun sequence DNA encoding:
- the LOC116218217 gene encoding uncharacterized protein LOC116218217; amino-acid sequence: MDIALILRAFLLSAMLCRVYSFPAKGYYGHQPLLQPGQMETGWPTSSSTDVQHSGPPPPQTPGLYTQSSQGVSPMTSAEVKGSMPQTSSGYEEFEAAPPVFDPHFNYWQQPSYKAGTLIQRGATYEHGNEESESHDSGYLQPPPPLRAFSEGRVPDSNEPLESQFYSPAHVQGANGVPEPSSYVSPPEELYDDRFFHMFITGQLPPGTVTHFSSTDEHGSNAWTDISFERIPPPPYRKTHTKVPQAFSQPPQKPWKFTW